One window of the Pseudofrankia sp. DC12 genome contains the following:
- a CDS encoding PaaX family transcriptional regulator C-terminal domain-containing protein, producing MKPRSLVFDLFGDYLRYRGGEVRLRGLVALMGCFDVPEATVRVVVTRLRKEGWLESRREGRETIYALTPAAWKLFDEGRARIFDRVRAPWDGQWHMVLYTVPETERTLRDQLRKKLAWWGFGPLSPGVWLSPHNRVEQVKAEFVGEPTIQLDVFRSRSTGLRSDRDIASRAWDLKQLDRDYADLLDVYRPRLADYRAGRLTGAAALVERTRLIHDYRLFPFRDPDLPPELLPEGWHGRLADEIFLEAHGFLRPAADAFVDELTATSP from the coding sequence GTGAAGCCGAGGTCGCTGGTGTTCGACCTGTTCGGAGACTATCTGCGCTATCGGGGCGGCGAGGTCCGCCTGCGCGGCCTCGTCGCCCTGATGGGCTGCTTCGACGTCCCCGAGGCCACGGTCCGGGTGGTGGTGACCCGGCTGCGCAAGGAGGGCTGGCTGGAGAGCCGGCGCGAAGGCCGCGAGACGATCTACGCACTCACCCCGGCGGCCTGGAAGCTGTTCGACGAGGGCCGCGCGCGGATCTTCGACCGGGTGCGGGCCCCGTGGGACGGCCAGTGGCACATGGTGCTCTACACGGTGCCTGAGACCGAACGGACGCTACGCGACCAGCTGCGCAAGAAGCTTGCGTGGTGGGGCTTCGGGCCACTTTCTCCCGGCGTCTGGCTCAGCCCGCACAACCGGGTCGAGCAGGTCAAGGCGGAGTTTGTCGGCGAGCCCACGATCCAGCTCGACGTGTTCCGGTCCCGCTCCACCGGGCTGCGCTCCGATCGTGACATCGCCTCCCGAGCGTGGGACCTCAAGCAGCTGGACCGCGACTACGCCGACCTGCTCGACGTCTACCGTCCACGGCTGGCCGACTACCGCGCCGGCCGGCTGACGGGCGCTGCGGCGCTGGTGGAGCGCACCCGGCTGATCCACGACTACCGCCTCTTCCCGTTCCGCGACCCCGACCTGCCCCCCGAGCTGCTGCCCGAAGGCTGGCATGGGCGCCTGGCCGACGAGATCTTCCTCGAGGCGCACGGGTTCCTGCGACCGGCGGCCGACGCGTTCGTCGACGAACTGACCGCCACCAGCCCTTGA
- a CDS encoding alpha/beta hydrolase has translation MPTFPFPGPAHHTALPPARLGAGGTRILSGVPYASTMGSRPLELDLYLPPQGPAPLTLFFHGGGWALGSRQFIGYDHAGISPSPFERMATAGIAVASVDYRLSGEATWPAQLHDAKAAVRWLRSRAGEIGVDPERIAAWGESAGAHLAALLGLTGGHPVLEGDVGVTGPPSTVAAVVTWYCPSDLAGLAHDVGADPLDATSREARLLGAPPASVPELAAEASPVTHVSGDAPPFLLLHGTADSLVPHVQSERLHAALEAAGAKAQSQTFDGANHIWVGAPHAGAAALDRTIEFLVEQFRQAPSQAVMEPS, from the coding sequence ATGCCAACGTTTCCCTTTCCAGGGCCGGCCCATCACACCGCGCTGCCCCCCGCCCGGCTGGGCGCCGGCGGTACCCGAATCCTCAGCGGCGTTCCGTACGCGAGCACGATGGGCAGCCGGCCCCTGGAGCTCGATCTCTACTTACCGCCACAGGGCCCCGCGCCGCTCACCCTGTTCTTCCACGGCGGCGGCTGGGCCCTGGGCAGCCGGCAGTTCATCGGATATGACCACGCCGGGATCAGCCCGAGCCCGTTCGAGCGGATGGCTACGGCGGGGATCGCCGTGGCCAGCGTCGACTACCGGCTCTCCGGGGAGGCAACCTGGCCGGCGCAGCTCCACGATGCCAAGGCGGCGGTCCGCTGGCTGCGCAGCAGGGCCGGGGAGATAGGCGTCGACCCCGAGCGGATCGCCGCCTGGGGTGAGTCCGCGGGGGCGCACCTCGCGGCGCTCCTGGGCCTGACCGGTGGCCATCCGGTCCTTGAGGGCGACGTCGGCGTGACGGGGCCGCCGAGCACGGTCGCGGCCGTCGTCACCTGGTACTGCCCCAGCGACCTGGCCGGCCTGGCCCACGACGTCGGGGCCGACCCCCTGGACGCCACCAGCCGGGAGGCCCGCCTCCTCGGCGCGCCTCCCGCGAGCGTTCCGGAGCTGGCGGCGGAGGCCAGTCCGGTCACTCATGTCAGTGGGGACGCGCCACCGTTCCTGCTGTTGCACGGCACGGCCGACAGCCTGGTCCCGCACGTGCAGAGCGAGCGCCTGCATGCGGCGCTGGAGGCCGCTGGAGCCAAGGCGCAGTCGCAGACCTTCGACGGGGCGAACCACATCTGGGTGGGCGCTCCGCATGCCGGCGCGGCGGCCCTGGACCGCACGATCGAGTTCCTCGTCGAGCAGTTCCGTCAGGCGCCCAGCCAGGCAGTCATGGAGCCTTCGTGA